The genomic DNA TAACCTGGGTTCTCCACAGATCTTTATAGAGTAGAGGGTCCCACCCTGGTTCCCCACAGATCTCTATAGAGTAAAGGGTCCCACCCTGGTTCTCCACAGATCTTTATAGAGTAGAGGGTCCCACCCTGGTTCTCCACAGATCTTTATAGAGTAGAGGGTCCCACCCTGGTTCTCCACAGAACTTTGTAGAGTAGAGGGTCCCACcttataatgtacatgtatagggtTCTCCCCAGGCATTTATACAGTGGTAGGTAattccaccctatgatttatAGGGTTCTCCCCAGATCTTTACAGAGTAGTATGTTCCACCAACAATGCAGAGATTGGAGTCTGATCAACAATGTGGGGAAGAGTATGAATGAAGACAAACGATagcaaaggtcaaagttcatcagGATTATAATAACTGACTGAGTACATGTAAAATCCTAGATTGGGgaaatttcattgtataataatacatgtatgtgtaaaacataatactaaaatacaaaataaaatattagctAAAACCGGGAATTACGAGGAAGAACTCAAGAAGTACACATATGTTGGGGCACAGTTgtgtgtaatactaatagactaggtatatacaatgtatataataaaaCATAGTGACAAAAGCTAGGAAAAAACTGTCACTTGTTCTGTGGTCCAATATTACTTGCCAGGTCATCCATCTAACCGTCTACAAAGGCTCGTCTATACAGTAGTATACGAGTCTAGAATTAGAAGTGACTTGGATGACTGGCAATTACACAAGGGTCAACCGCACCAGCACCAGCTTAATGGGACAGGTTCTTGACCCCACCAGCTTAATGAGACAGAGTCTTTTCTATAGATTGTGGTCAATTATGGTCCTAAATTGAGGTAATTTATATTAGCTATCAAAAAGTACACGACACACCTGAAAGATGGGTAGCAATGGGGGTCAGGTTGAAGTAGGCATATCTTGATTAAGTAAGATCTCAACATAGTTTCATTATTGAGATTGGGACATACCATTCAAGTGATCATAATTACTACATAAACCCACTGTGATATCCAGATACCATCAGCTTTTAACCAACAACTCAATCAACTGTTACATTTCTCATAAATTGTTTCAACCATAATTCTACTGTCAATTCAGTAACACATAAGACTGTTTTACTTGTCTGCAACTGCATACTAGTCATTCCTTTGGATTTACTTTGAAGAAAATAGTCATTGTGCACTAACAATTAAAcgtgtttacatgtatacaatgtacatgtacatgtacctgcatCTTTACTTTATGCAAgttagtacattgtacatgtatgtccctTTATGTTTGCACATgggatgtgtgtgtgcatgtgtctatctctgtctgtgtatgtgcatatgtaaaacagtatgcatgtatgtacatgtttgtttgtatgtatgtatgtatgtatgtatgtatgtatgtatgtatgtagtatgtatgtatgtaagtatgtatgtatgtatgtatgtatgtatgtatgtatgtatgtatgtatgtatgtatgtatgtaagtatgtatgtatgtatgtatgtatgtatgtatgtatgtatgtatgtatgtatgtatgtaagtatgtatgtatgtatgtacctacgTTATGATcatgctagtctagttcctgacagggaccgtattatgtactacaatgtacttcatcactatcccagtctagtcaagttCCTGACGAtcgcacagatttctgtgctcccttctacagcattcatatacatgtaaacatgattatgttgttgcATCCCaagtgattttagtttaaacggACTGGcagtggagtcctggttggacattggacatcgTCAAAACAgttgtaccaaatgaatattaataagtgGTGACGACAGACCATCAATTtgtgatagattactactgacatgcgccttTCGCGCTTCACTCACCATGAAGTTGAACTATAATTAACATCTTTCATCagggccttgactagactgggatagtgatgaagtacattgtacattgtgataCGTAATACGGTCcccgtcaggaactagactatgatcATGCTAAACAGACAAAGATATGTAACTACATTTACTATATACCTGCTAATTTTTCGTATCACATTAACATGAGGAGTAGGTATTGAACATTTTGTAAGCAATTGCATGTGAATGATGTGAACCATAACTTCTTAAATAAATTAAAGGCACAGTTCAAATTAGGATTACACTCTAGTTGTTGGGCAGAGTTGTAGAAAAAGTTCAtcatgaacaaaagaatgatatTTCTAATCTTTacggcttcactgataagacaACACCCATTTGAAATCCTGGGACTGAAACGCTGTCCTTTgattttaaaagttaaatttgagcaatacaaaatacactatcaccaaaataaaaacttttCAGTGCACTAttacaaaatgttcaaaaatattgtttttcaaaGTAGTTGACTTATAATGACCCCTTTGTGTGAGCTGTAGGTGTAATCTGATTTCAAAAAGTTCCTTCTGCTCTACATGGTCAAACTAATCAGATTTAGATTACCATGTCACGAGAAGGACatacgttgtcattcacacctACCAAACTATTACTGTGCTCACTCTATTTCTTCTTCAAAATGTAGAcaattgtaaatttatatttactaAAGTTCCACATAAAAGTTAGATGAAACATGACTCGGTTATTTTTTCCAAGTTTACAGCTCTGATATCATAGCTGGTCAAAATTGAGATTAATAACTACTGTTAAATGAGgcactacattgtacatagtacaatgtacatgtttgtatttattgaaaCCTTTTAAGCTTAATTTTGTTGTGACTAACCCCCCttccccccaacccccacccccaacacttttgtttttgtaattctAAATGAAACGCTCTGTTTCGGAAAGGTATGTCAGAAGAATAAGTTTACAAGGTTACAAGAAAAGATGTCACACTCAAAACTGATGATAAATGCATCATGATAAATGTATCTAGTTCTGTTACAaatcattatattataatatgtcACGTAAGTTCTGAACTATTTGACATATTACATATCTTAGAGAATACTTGAGTCATAAAGGTTTGGAGCAAGTTTATTAAAATCTAGGCACATTTAACCTTTAATAGTGTCGACTCATGGGTCTCTTGCTCAGCCTACTAAAAGCTGGTATTTCCCCTTTTTTGAGAAGTTTGTTGACACAATATTGATATGGCTATTCATTGACCCATAGCCCACACTGTGAAGACAGCCATGAATGACCTTACAGTCAACCACTTCACATACGAGTATACATTATGACCCTACATTGTTATTTCAGGAAGGACACAACACCATGTTTTTGAGTACATGTATCTTTTATGATTTGATTTTCACTGAGAATATCCTTCAAAATCACAGATTTATGAACATAAAACGTGAATTAAActaaatcatacacatgtgtGTAAATTAATTGTCTACTGTAAATAAGCCAGTTTCTAAAACCTTCATATCATCAAATCACCACACTATGACCTGATCATGAACAGAACAGCTTGTCTTTGGAAGTGCAGTATTCCCATATCACTTCACTGGGAATACCCTTAAGCTTCCAAATAACGTATTTtttgtacataatgtatgcatatgaaACTGCATgtaaaattacattaattagtttCTTATCATTCCAAGTTTGTAAATCACTGACCGTGAAACaggaagtatacatgtatgtgttgtgtatttCTGATCATTTTCCTGGGAATACAGTAACAGTTTGAAATTGGAATTTTCTATACAATGCATGGTGTATGAAACTATATATGTAAATCCCTCCCTATTGGTCTTTTGTGAATTCCAAGTTCGTACAACCTTCTGGAAATCACTACCACACCATGAATGGGCAGAAATACTTCACATGCTTTAAAAATTATTCTAATTTCATACAAGATTTTGCCGAAAATCAGTTGGCTGACTTTCAAGTAAAATACTCTGCACACTCTACATACATGAAATGGTATTCTTATAGCTGTTATTACAcccatatatacattgtatattgaagGTTAGCTGTACTATATAATGCTCATTACTCTAATAAAGAAATCATCTGCAGTGTTCTCCCTACTATAGAGAAAGCACGGTGCAAACACCTTCCTTGCCACCTAGCCCACCATGATTGGCAGGTTTCTACTGTGCTTCAAATGcgttctaccatccttgaactttggtaatctttgaatgacaaaatcaaataatactttcacatgaagataAATGACTGATCCTCAATGTACAGGTGTGTATAtgtgttaaaaaaaaacatgtcagagtttgttccagtgttgaagTCTGAAGACATGCGTATTATATGCATATCACTATGCAAATCACAAGTTACCatgtcatgtatatgtaaattaatatgcaaattagataccATTAATGCAATCTATCATGGGAATGGAAGCACACTGCATGATTTGGTTAGCTAAAAATCATAATGTGTAACAGTGTGTAACCATTTAGGTATCATTATTTTACTTGACACTGTGGCCTTGCAGTCAACCACTCACGTCAGGAAGATTGGTTGTAAAATACTGAAATGTCATCTGCTTTATATGAATGAGaaactaaaaataaattgtaGATTAAGGTCATTGCAGGGAAGTACAATGTACGTGCTGCTGCCAACACAGCCATACACTTctatgaaaatgtatatttatatttagtatGTGAATACATTATAATTTCTTTTCTATTATCTTACTATTAGCTTATTCCATCCTTCCATATGGCACAAGCATAGagttttattgattttcaattttctacACAAAATGAATCTACTGAGTACCTGAGATGTTGCTCTGCAAAAATTTATACCTAAAGCgaaatgtattttacaaaatggtTGTAGACATTTCtttatgtgtatttgttttctatCATTATATATAGTTAATGAAATACAATATGCACACATGACCAATTCCTAAAGTACAAGGTTAATTACTTGATACTGTTAAACTTCGCTGATATTTCAGTATTTGTTGTTTCAATGTACACTAGTGCTGCCAAGTTATTAAgatgatttgcatatttttacCGGCAGATATGTACCACATGAACACCCATTTCTGatcatctttattttcatgAGCCAAATATATTCCAAAGATTTTAACTTCAAATTTTTTATGGCTTTGACCTCCTGCACCCTATGTGCACGACAGACATTTTACAAGGTCGGCTTTGTCTTCCCGAGTGCTGACGTCACAAGGCCACCTTTTTAACAAGGCCGTTGACTTAAATTGTtgtaaaatcaaacaaaatgaactgaaaatgaatgaaggaatttcataaaatataccatattctAAACAAACCTTCAATGGGTGTGTATGGCTGACTCCCTGCTTTTTTCCAACCTCTCCAGTTGTTGCAGACGCTCTCTGTTTCACTGAGCCACGAACACAAAGAATCTTCTTCAAAGCGATCGCTGTCTTCAAACGAAAATTGATCACCGTCCTCCCAGTCGAACATGAAATCCATGTCGTCTGCTGGTCAGTTGAACCCAAGACAAAGTCCACAAAAGACAATAATGTGGTTGTCTATGAAAAGTTCAAATTATACACTACAACATTAGGCTGGTTCCACCTCAAATACTGTATGAACGGATGCAAATGCTACTACAAGCTGTACCGGTCGGTAAATTCATGTTCAAAATTATTAATCATAATTTCTACGAAAggttcaaaataaattgtttgaatTCTCTTGTACCAACTCTACCGAATGTCTCCGTGTCATGTGTTACAGGAAGACCACCTTGAAGAAAAATCGTATAATCTTCAAATTAAACACGTCGGctacaaaataataacaaagaTGGCCACCTGATCAAAGGTTTCGGTGTTGATTCGGGTCCTGTCGGAACACGTCGTCGGTACATTTGTCCTCTGCAACAACGCGAGTCAATTACTATTTCTTTCAGTGGGTTCAGTTTTTGAAATCAAACCTCGGTACTATGTCAACTCACTCGCTTACTCATGAAAACCAACAAAACACAGGAAGTAGTCTTGTAGTGTCATTAGTATGATGAACGACTGAACCAAGATGCCGGGTGGAGTGCAGTGACACACCTATCTTATTGATCATAAATGCATGTGTATCTCTTCATACTCAGAAgtcaaatttcataattttacattcaAGGCATACTGCTTTTAACTGACAATATTAACAAAAACATGTCTTTCAAACCCGCTGTGTAATATAATTTTCTGATTTAAAAATAATACGTCTAAGTTCTATctcacaaaataaattttaaaaagtagGAAGTTGCCTTTGGCCCCGTGATCTCGCTGATAACGAGATTGAAGACGAGACTTCAGCCTTTCTGCATCAAGGTAGCCATTTTGGACTATCGGTAGGTTGAATGATGGAAGTGAAATCAGCCTCCATCTACCCAATCAGAATAAGAATTACTTATCTTCTCACTGTAAATAAATGTGAACACATTAGTTTCCAACATGTAACCATTATTTTCAAACGATAGCCTTCAAATTGCTCAAAACAGACATTGTTTTTGTCCGATGCatgacaactacatgtatgttgtagaGTACATGTTACGATGTTGACGCACGCGTCACCGAGAGAAATTCATTAGATAATTTTCTGCCTTACTTGAGAGATTGCAATCAATCCCCGGCTGGTGTTGGTTGGATCTATCAAAACATTTGATGAATTtgtaatgtacataaatgtgttgtttttatcTCAGCCATGGCCCCTCGCAAAGGTAGAGAAAAGAAGGAAGAACAACAAATCATCCTAGGACCTCAAGTCCCCGAAGGAGAAAACGTATTTGGAGTTGCACACATCTTTGCATCATTTAATGATACCTTTGTGCATGTGACAGATCTTTCTGGCAAGTAAGTACCTCATTTTATGATGTATGTAGCCGACTGACTTATCATTGGTTGTCAAATCCTCTCATTGATTGATATGGAGGGACTAGATTGGATAGAAAGTCAAAGATACGTCTCTTGACTATATTACATCACTTTCAGAATGTTGAACATACAAGAGCACATCATCAGACCGTAGTTGTATAACTAAACTCAGTATACTTCTTactctagttcctatacggtatcatcatgatttacacctccactcactccACTGGTTTAGTTatagaccatgttggcatccagactatagtATATACTCTTGTGATCAGACCTAgctgtagtcctgcttgcagaagACACAGAGTATGTTGGAACTCAAATTAACTAAATTCTGACATTGCCCCTTGTACACAACCCTGCAAAAAGCTGTGTAACCAGCCTGATCCTAGGATGCCAGCTCTGTGCAGGTGTATCAGTTACGAAAATATCAGGCACCGCAGGCAAATATTAGCGATCAAGTGACTAACTACTTATTTAACATCTCTTTGAAGACAAAAGTCCCTGCTCAGATGACCAAGAATCTCAAAATCGaacttttcataatttcaaatgtcCCTCCTTACATATGCAAGTGTATACCGCTATATTGGCTATGCTGTTGAGCATACGTAAGTTTAGGAGGAATGTACAAGCCCagcattttaaattttgaaaagttcTGATTTCATGACTTTCGGTTATCCAAGTGGGAACTTTTGTcgtcaaaaatatgaaataagtaAATAGTCCCTTCAACAGTAGTATTTCTAGTTTAATCACTTTTGTTGGGTGTCATGATTTTCCGTATGAGGTTGAATCTGAAGCTTGATACGGCAATCACCCTCGATTCTGTGCCACCTTCAGAAAGTGTTGAGAAGACAGCCTGAgatctagcagctagactaggtaTCCATCAGCTTTGGCAAATATTGACTGATGCGATAGTATAGTGAAAGTTACATGTAATGCTGTTGCCAAGTATGCCAGAAGCTATGGTCTACTGACTGACATTTggtatgttgttgttgtaggGAAACCATTGCCCGTGTCACTGGTGGCATGAAAGTGAAGGCTGATCGTGATGAAGCCTCACCGTATGCTGCTATGTTAGCTGCCCAAGATGTAGCAGCCAAATGTAAAGAAATAGGAATCACTGCTCTACACATCAAACTCAGAGCTACTGGTGGAAACAAGTAAGTTAAAGTTCACTATATGAAAATCAGCGAATGTCTTGAACAGTAAATATTATAAGTGTTTCATTACAAATAGCATTCTGCTAGTACCAGAGAGCTGCGTATAATGGTGGAAATGATAACGAAGTCACTTTGGAGCGTAGATTTGTAACAATTTCGATGTTTCAATCAATGATCAACACACAATACTTATTATGATAATGTCGCCAAAACTTGTCAAATGATATGTCTGGGATAATACTAAGGTTCTAACGAGTACAGGACTGATTGAAACAAAAAGTAAAGGAAGGCATTTACATCAGAGAGAAGAGATCTGTCATGAAAAGAGACCGATGATATTACTTATCAATTTTTGGACATGTATTGTCCTGCCAAATTGGGAGACTTGGACACTttataattaaatcattgtgttATCAAGGTTAACTGATCAAAATGTCAGACTCAGTTCTAATTGAGTGCTCCAAAGTTACTAATAATTCACCAGATGAATGCCaactaaaaatgaatatattgtgttttatgaCAAGTATCTATCTGCTAgtatcttgacctttgaccttaattAACCTTAACCTTCGGGGTCAAAAATAAAAGCTAATCCATTAGTAGTTTAGTAAAGTATCATCTTGTTTGTGTAATTCTTGAAAAGACCTATTTGTACCTGTGATGTATGAATCTTTCAGCATTGTCGTAAACCCCAGCCTCTTTTATTTCAGTAACTAATTTCATGTGAAATACCTAGGTCCTTAGTGTTGTCGCTAAAGAGGTCAGAATTCTATCATGCATCTCCTTTGTACTGTTCCTTTATGTTGTCTTGTTAAGTTGTGCTTATCCTAGGGGGCATTTGTCGGACCCTCTAGGGTATTTGTTATACTAAATACAAGTTGAAAGAAAGGATTATCTAGGGGAAAATGCTGGAGAGATCAAGTTGTAGTGCGTGtattggtgggggggggggtataaaaTTAATATACGAGTTCTGGAGGTTGTAGTTGagtgtttgattttgataatatttgttTGCATTTTCCATAGAACAAAAACACCAGGTCCCGGAGCCCAGTCAGCCCTCCGTGCTCTGGCACGTTCTGGCATGAAGATAGGACGTATTGGTAAGTAATTCTTGTAACCTGGGTCCATACTATCTTTCAATTTCTTGGTAGACACCATTACTTCTGTTCGAcatgctacacatgcattactagaGAGGCACACATAAGAACAATTTTATGTTACTGTATTTTTGACCCTGTAATATGAGGTGAAATGCTTTTGCAGGTTCTCAAATTGTTTAATTATGAAAAGGCCATAATGATAGTTAAATCCAAACACACAGGGTTTGAGGATAAACATTCCTCTTTTGAGCAATGCAAA from Glandiceps talaboti chromosome 22, keGlaTala1.1, whole genome shotgun sequence includes the following:
- the LOC144452019 gene encoding small ribosomal subunit protein uS11, which encodes MAPRKGREKKEEQQIILGPQVPEGENVFGVAHIFASFNDTFVHVTDLSGKETIARVTGGMKVKADRDEASPYAAMLAAQDVAAKCKEIGITALHIKLRATGGNKTKTPGPGAQSALRALARSGMKIGRIEDVTPIPSDSTRRKGGRRGRRL